The Littorina saxatilis isolate snail1 linkage group LG13, US_GU_Lsax_2.0, whole genome shotgun sequence genome contains a region encoding:
- the LOC138945402 gene encoding lambda-crystallin-like codes for MADTSQADTATMNKIGIIGSGLIGKSWAMLFACSGYDVMLYDVISDQLQSALVDIEAQLSALYKEGLQRSSLTLAEVKGHICTTTILEECVTGAIYIQECVPENRDLKRDVWRQIDDVITPDDVVFATSTSAIVPSLLSDHLKKRHRFMVAHPANPPLLNPMVELVPAPWTEPAAVERARALMEVIGQVPIVLNKEIDGFVQARIQAAIIHVAWQLVSEDYVDVESLETAMSEGLGGWYAFMGPFDVKHINANGFVDSNKKYGAMVEQVQKTFPKPELMQGPAAEKLTRDLEQWTPSNRLADRCRWRDRRMSALLQLKRKLDEEGKREEPK; via the exons atggcggacacATCGCAAGCAGACACTGCAACGATGAACAAAATTGGCATCATAGGCAG TGGTCTCATCGGGAAAAGCTGGGCAATGCTCTTTGCTTGCtcaggatatgacgtcatgttgTATGACGTAATCTCAGACCAACTGCAGTCCGCCCTAGTGGACATCGAGGCACAGTTGTCTGCCCTTTACAAGGAAGGCCTTCAAAGAAGCAGTTTGACCTTGGCCGAGGTTAAAGGTCATATTTGCACAACCACCATTCTCGAAGAATGCGTCACTGGAGCCATCTACATCCag GAATGTGTCCCCGAAAACAGGGACCTAAAGCGTGACGTATGGCGACAGATCGATGACGTCATTACGCCTGATGACGTCGTGTTCGCCACCTCCACGAGCGCCATCGTGCCATCTCTGCTGTCTGACCACTTGAAGAAAAGACATAGGTTTATGGTGGCCCATCCG GCCAACCCACCGTTGCTGAACCCGATGGTGGAGCTGGTGCCCGCGCCCTGGACAGAGCCTGCCGCGGTGGAGCGGGCACGGGCACTGATGGAGGTCATCGGCCAGGTGCCCATCGTGCTCAACAAGGAGATCGACGGTTTCGTGCAGGCGCGCATTCAGGCCGCCATCATTCACGTTGCCTGGCAACTTGTCAGC GAGGACTATGTGGACGTGGAGAGCCTAGAGACGGCCATGAGCGAAGGGCTGGGAGGATGGTACGCCTTCATGGGGCCCTTTGACGTCAAGCACATCAATGCTAATG GTTTCGTGGACTCGAACAAGAAGTACGGAGCTATGGTTGAACAAGTCCAGAAGACATTCCCCAAACCGGAACTGATGCAAGGACCGGCAGCCGAAAAGCTGACACGTGACCTCGAGCAGTGGACTCCGAGCAACCGATTGGCCGACAGGTGTCGCTGGCGTGATCGGCGAATGTCAGCACTACTGCAACTGAAGCGCAAACTGGACGAAGAAGGGAAGAGGGAGGAGCCTAAATGA